Part of the Bacillus sp. THAF10 genome is shown below.
GAAACATTGAATACATTGTTATTGAATCTACAGGGATAAGCGAGCCTGTTCCGGTCGCTCAAACCTTTTCTTATATTGACGAAGAACTAGGAATTGATCTAACGCGTTTTTGCACGCTCGATACTATGGTTACCGTAGTAGATGCTAATCGTTTTTGGCATGATTTTAGATCAGGTGATAGCCTTCTTGACAGGAAAGAGGCTTTAAGCGAGGAAGACGACCGCGAGATTGCGGATTTATTACTAGATCAAATCGAATTTTGCGACGTATTAATCATAAACAAATGCGATCTTGTAAGTGAAGAAGCCTTAGCCCATTTAGAACAGGTTCTTCGTAAGCTCCAGCCTGCAGCACGAATAATTCGTACAAGTAAAGGCCAAATTCAATCAAGTGACATTCTTAATACTGGTCTTTTTGATTTTGACAAAGCAAGTGAGTCTGCTGGATGGATTAAAGAGTTAACAGCGGGTCATCAGCCGGAAACAGAGGAGTATGGCATAAGCTCTTTTGTTTATATGAGAAGGCTCCCTTTTCATAGCCAACGCTTCTACGAGCTAATGCATTCTCTTTCTAAGAATGTCGTGAGAGTAAAAGGAATTGCCTGGTGTGCGACTAGAAATGAGTTCGCTCTCTCTGTGTCTCAAGCAGGTCCGTCTATCACGATAGAACCAGTCTCTTATTGGGTGGCGACCATGCCTAAGCTTGAACAAGAATCCATCCTACGGGAGAATCCCCAAATTCAACAAAAGTGGGATCCAGAATTCGGAGATCGAATCACTCAAATGGTATTCATTGGGACAGAGTTGAATGAAAAAGAAGTAACGAAGCAACTTGATGCTTGCTTATTGACAAGCGAAGAGTTCGACTTAGATTGGAAATCGTTAAAAGACCCTTTTGACTGGAATATACCGTCAAGAGCCTAGTAAAAACCCTGATAAGGGTTTTTACTATATAGGACGAATGATTTTTCATGTACGAAAGAAGGAATTGTATGCAAAAAAAGGTTGAAATCTATATCTTGGCTGGCTTTCTAGGGAGCGGAAAATCTACATTGCTAAAGAATTTATTACTAGAAGAGCAGGAAAAAGGTCGAAAAGTCGCTGTGTTAATGAATGAGCTTGGGGAATATTCTGTTGACACCGGAATTGTTGGGACATATGTTGCCCTAAAGGAGCTTTTAAATGGGTGTATTTGTTGTACCATAAAAGATGAAGTAGAGATTGAACTTCTGATGTTATACCAACAAGAGCAGCCGGACGTTATATACATTGAAGCTACAGGTGTTGCGCATCCTGTAGAAATACTTGATGCATGTTTGTCACCGGTCATTGCTCCTTATGTTGATGTGAAATCCATTATCAGTCTCGTGGACTCAAAAAGATGGATAGAGCGTAGCCATTTAAACGATCAGCTTCAAAAATTACTAGAAGAGCAGGTCAGATATGGAGATCAGATTCTATTGAATAAAACAGATCTCATATCAACAGAAGAACAAGCTAGAATCCAGTCAGAAGTCGCAGAGATAAATCCGAGAGCTCCACAGTTCATGACATCTTTCGCGGATATCCCTTTGTCGAAACTCAGAATCAGCCGTGATGAGATAGAAGTCACTGGCAAAGAAGAGTTGCATGTTCACAAACACTTACACATTCAAACGATGACATATCAATTTCAATCAGAGATTTCAAAATCCGCATTTGAAAAGTGGCTGACTGCTCTTCCCCCTACCATTTTCAGGGTTAAAGGATTTGTTCAATTTGAGGGGGATTCCCATACCTTTTTAATTCAATATTCTTATGGATTACCCTACATGCATAAACAGCCAGTTAATTTCCCTAAAAACTTAGTGCTAATCGGAAGTAATTTAGATAAAGAAAAGTTGAAGATGGATTTGGATGTGCTGGAACGGTGGAATAAAGGCACCTATTCATAACATTTGTATGACACAGGAAAGCAATGAAATAGAACTTGTATTAATCTAACAGTTTATTATACTATATAAATAGTAATGATTACGTTTTACGTAAGGTTCATTGTTTTAAAATATAGCAATAGACCTGAAAAAGGGCCTCAAAATAAGTTAGAACTAAAGGGAGAGAAGTAGATTGTTAATGAAAAAATGGAAGTTAGTGGGTTTGATATTTTTGGTTATATCA
Proteins encoded:
- a CDS encoding GTP-binding protein, giving the protein MKKIPVTVLSGYLGAGKTTILNHILNNREGLKVAVIVNDMSEVNIDAETIKQGGGLKRTEEKLVEMSNGCICCTLREDLLIEVEKLAVEGNIEYIVIESTGISEPVPVAQTFSYIDEELGIDLTRFCTLDTMVTVVDANRFWHDFRSGDSLLDRKEALSEEDDREIADLLLDQIEFCDVLIINKCDLVSEEALAHLEQVLRKLQPAARIIRTSKGQIQSSDILNTGLFDFDKASESAGWIKELTAGHQPETEEYGISSFVYMRRLPFHSQRFYELMHSLSKNVVRVKGIAWCATRNEFALSVSQAGPSITIEPVSYWVATMPKLEQESILRENPQIQQKWDPEFGDRITQMVFIGTELNEKEVTKQLDACLLTSEEFDLDWKSLKDPFDWNIPSRA
- a CDS encoding GTP-binding protein codes for the protein MQKKVEIYILAGFLGSGKSTLLKNLLLEEQEKGRKVAVLMNELGEYSVDTGIVGTYVALKELLNGCICCTIKDEVEIELLMLYQQEQPDVIYIEATGVAHPVEILDACLSPVIAPYVDVKSIISLVDSKRWIERSHLNDQLQKLLEEQVRYGDQILLNKTDLISTEEQARIQSEVAEINPRAPQFMTSFADIPLSKLRISRDEIEVTGKEELHVHKHLHIQTMTYQFQSEISKSAFEKWLTALPPTIFRVKGFVQFEGDSHTFLIQYSYGLPYMHKQPVNFPKNLVLIGSNLDKEKLKMDLDVLERWNKGTYS